TCATTATATATAGGACTTCCGTCTATCAAAGTGATTTTACTTTTCACCCATTCGCCCTGAAGGCTCTTCTTAACAGTAACTTGCGAAACTGCTAATTGGGATATTGAAAAAATAAAAAGAAATAAAGCGGAGGTGTTTTTTAAATATTTAGACATTTATCTTTTTTTGCTCAAGTACTCAGAGGCATACTGAACCCAATCAGTTTCCTTTTTTGGTACTTTAACGTCAGGCGTTATTCCCTTATTATCTATTCTTGTTTCTCTAGCACTTTTAGCTAAACCGAAGGCCAATCTCCACCCAAAAGCAGGTAAGCCCCAGTCTCTAACTTCAATGTAGTCGGCAAGACCTTTTGTTTTAGTACCAATAATGACAGTTTTGTCACTCTGTTTGGCTTCTAAAGTAACACTTTCCGCTGTACTTGCCGTATTTTCATTAACAAGAATTGCCACATTTTTAGGATAAGGTGTAGCTCTTAGGTACTGAAACACTTTGTCAGGTCCCTGAACATCGCCGCCTAAATTGTTTTTCATAGCGGCTATTACCTCTTGAAGCTTAGGAGCTAAAATTCGTTTGTACTTTGGAAAAGCTTGAATTGATTCTAATTCATGTGTGAGTAGAATAAGGTTCTCTTCTGATGATCTAAACATACCACCTTTTCGGATAATTGGCTTATCTGCAATGAATGGATATAAGGCAGAAAAAGCATTTTCATCTCCTCCTGGGTTATTTCTCAAGTCAACAATCAAATTCTCCGTATTGGCAATGATTGACTTATTATTATTTACCATATCAAGGATATAGTCAGCGGCATCCACAATAGTGAAAGGAGGCAGGGTGATTAAAGCTGTATTTGCGTTAATTTTCTCAACCCTCCATTGCGGAATACGCGTAAGAATATCAACATTATTAACTTCCTCTAAAGGAGCTGGGTAAATCTTTTGAAGCTTGAAAATATCGTCAATCACAAGATAGTTTTTAACTAACCTGCTAAGTTTCTTTTCGTCGGTAAAGTCAGCGTAGTAGTAAGTAGTTTCAAACTTATTTTCTGACTCTTCTTTAAGCTCAAATTTCACTTTACCTCTTGTCCAAAGTTCATCTCTTTCAGTCAGTAAGAAAGCTTTGTATCTGTTTTTCTTAGAGTCCGCTACTATTCCTACACGGTAGGTTTTGTCATCGGTTTCCCAAATACCTACTATTTCCGGAAGGTTTTTGTTTTTGTCAAGGTACTTTTTGAAAGCAGGTTCGCCTTTAAAAGAGACAGAGCCTAGTTTGCCTGCTCTTTTAGCTAAGGCTCCTGGTTTTTCTGGTTCTACAAAAGGTTGGATATTTAAGAAAAGATGACCGTCTTCAAAGAATGCCAACCATTCATTAATGGCGTGATAACAAGCTTCTGGCTCGTTTATATCAGAAACTTTTTGTTTGGTTTCTTCTGTGATTTTGTCAAACTTTTTCTGATTTCTAGAAGTTACTTTTTCGCTCCATCCGGCATAGTTGTCTTCTACTTTTTGGTAGACGGCATCAAAGTTTCTGGAACATAAGCTTTGTTTTTTTTCTGGGGCGTCTTGAGCAAAAGTGCTCAGGCTAAGTAAGACGGTAGCGGCTGATAAGATGCTAATTTTTTTCATTGGGATAACACGATTTTAAATTTACAGTTAATCGCGACTCCAAAACGATGCCAAACTTTAGCCTTGACCTGATTTTAGTAAATGTAACTATCTTATTTTGCTTAAAATAAGATAGTTACATAGTGGTATTTTTTTGTGAATTATTCTTCTCCATCTGGAAGTTCAAGAGACTTTATGGTAGAAATGGCGTTTCCGGCTATGCCTTTTATGCTTCCATACATGTCAATTGTGTTTCCGATAACCTTCTCAATTTGAACTTCACGCTCCTTCCATATACGTTGCATAGCTCTTTTTTCTCGGTCTAGTTCGCTTTTTAGATTTGAGAACCCTTCTACAATAGCCTCCATTTGTTGTTTAAACTGGCTGCTGGTAAGAAAGGTATAAAGTAAGCTCATTTTGTCTGCCTTGTTTTCATTAACAGATTTTGCTTGCTGTGTTCTAATTAATATTTGACGAAGGACAAAAACCAAACCTTTTACTTCGTGAAAGCCACAAACCCATACGCCATCTCTTTCTCCAAAACGGTCCATGTCTTTAGGCATGGTTTGAGTTACCAAAACAGCTATTTCGGCTCCAGTTTCTCTTTGGTCAGTTTTTAATTTTTCTATCCAGTCGCCCCCCCAATTTTGAGTTCGTTTACTCTCAAAAATTATTTTACCACAAACTTGCCCAAACTCATTCATCACGGTTTGAATGGCATCTGCTCCTCTAATTCCTTTTTTTACTTCTTCTATTTCGTCATAAGGGAACGTTCTTTCTAGAATAGATTCTATCTCTAATTCTTGAATCTCGCCCTGAAGTTGCATAGAGCCTTGTTCGGCTTTTCGCTGCATTTCCTTCACCAAATTCATTTGGTTCTCTAGCTTCTTTTCGTATTCCTTTTTAACCAGTTCAAATTCCTCATCCTTTTGTTTTTTCGCCTTTTCTTCAATGCCACGGCTACGCTCTAGCATTTCCTTTTCAAGCTTTAGTTGCAGCTGTTCCGACTTAAACTTTAATTCGTTTTCTTTTTTCATCAGCTCTAGCTCCTTCTTTTGTCCATCCAGAATGAGCTGCTGTTTAATCTTATTATCTTCTTGGAGTGCTTTTAGTTCGGCTCCATTTTTTTCGTCTGCTCGTTTCTTGGCTTCTGCTTGAGCTATCGCCCACATTTTCTTTTTTTCCTCCTGCTCAAATTTCGCTTTCTCTTCTTGAAGCTGCTTTTTATAGAGTTCTAGTTTCTCAGAGCTTTGTTTTTCTTGTTCTGCAAAACGTTTTTTTAGTTCAATTTCCATGTGCTTTTGAAGTGCCTCACCGGCATCAAAAACATTTCCACAATTAGGACAGGTAGTTTGGTTTGGAGTCATGATTAATAGCTTACTGTTCCGTTTTTTGGATATTTGATTGTGTAACTAAATGGTAGTGTTTTTTCAGTAGAGGGTTCAATTTTGTTTAACCACATGAGCTCTCCCGTTTCTTGGTTTTCATTGGCTCCTACTGCAGATTTATCATAAACCTCTACTTCTTTAAATTTACTCAAAGGAAATTGGTCTTCTACCAAAATCTTAATTGGAACGCTTTTGGTGTTTCTAATAGAGATTTCATAACCATAAGAATTAATGGAGTTTCCACCAATGAATGTGTTCTTCGAAAATTGTTTAACAGGTTTTCTTTGAACTTTTACAGCCTGGTCTCTACCTAAAGAGATGCTTAAAGTGTCTTTATTGCTTAAGTCTAAGTCTGTTTTACCTAAGTAAGTTCCTTCGAAATACAGACTCGCTTCTCCTTCAATGAGGTTGTACTGTTCCCAGTCAAAAATTCTAGCGGTTAGAAAAGCAACAGGGTCTATTTTGGGTACAGTTTTGTATTCGAAATCCGTTGGAATCTCTAATTCCTTTAATTCCGTCGTATTTTCTTTTCCATCGGAGAGAAGAGTGAATTTGCTGTCTAAAGTAAAGTTTATAGAAGTAGGAGATTCGTCTTCCGAGATGAGTTTCTTGGTGACTTTGGATTGTCTAATGTTATATTCTTTATTTACGTTTAATCCCGCTACTCTTCCTGACAATACCGCCCCTGTCATCTCTTTTTTGTTCGGAGAACTATAGCCCATAACCACAATTTCCTCTAAAGCTCGAGTATCTTCGGTTAAGTTAATAGCAAAAGGTGAGTTAGCCGCATTTATATTCTGAGTTTCATATCCAATGTAACTAATGGAAAGGACATTTGATTTACCTTGAAGGTCTGGAGGAATGTTTAGTCTAAAAAAACCATTTTCATCTGTAATTACGCCCAAAGAGGTGCCCACTATTGTAATGGAAGCCCCCAATAATGGAAGGTTTTCAGAATCTTTTATTTGGCCCCAAACCTGAGTTCTGTCATTGTCTGGAATTTCTTTTTCATCAAAGTAGTCGCTGTAAGTGTTATTCTCTCCCCAGTACCATTTTTTCAAATTTGGAATATTTGAACTTGTTTTTGGTGAAGTATTGCTAAGTGTTAGTTTAACGTCTTTCCAGTCTTCACCGCTGTATTGGTACACCTTTGCTTTGTATAATAGGCTGATAGGCTCTGTTATTTTGCTAGCTTTTATATCGTAACTAGGAGCCCAGCCAGCATTTTTGACAAAATACGAGATTGTCAATTTTTGACTTTTGAGCGGAGTTTTAGTTTTTAATACTAGAATAATTTCAGCCAATTGGTTTTCTTTGTCCTGACTGATTTTATTCAACGTAGCGTTGTTTTCCTTTATTTCTACTTGTAGTGAATCCAGTTTTTGGCTGAGTGCAAATCTTTGGTTAAGAATGAGTTTCATTCTCTCTCTAAAATAATCTGCTGTAGTTTTTAAGTCCTCTGGTTTCATTCCAGAATAGGTGCCGCCAACCGTCTGATTGTTTAAAAGTAGGTCCTCTTCTCTTTTGAGCAAGGTCAAATCAACTTTCAAGATTTCAAACTGTTCATTGATTCTCTTATTGGCGTCATTTATTCTTTTTGTTGCCGAGATAAGAGAGCTGTCAGACTGTAAGCTCATTTGATGAAAAACGGACGCAATGTTTATGTCTAGGTTTGTAGCAATTTTAATACTGCTTTTGTCTATTTCAGGAGAAATACCCTTAAGTATCAATGTGTTTTCTCCCGCGATAAGGTCTATTTTGGCTTCTCGTGAGATTTGTGCTCCAGAAAAGTAGAGGTTTACATTACTAATTGTTGAGTTGACTTTCTGTTCCTGGCCAATGGCAATCAATGGCAATAAAAGTAGAAATAGAATATTTTTCATGAGTTATGTTTCTTTAAGTGAAATAGATGGATTAGAAGTGTGGAGCCTATCAAAATTAGCCCTAAATAATGTAATAGCGAAGGTTCTGCTCCCTCAAAGGCACCAGACAGTCTGGAGAGAATGGTAATCACCATTATTAAAAGGAGGTAGTAAAAATAAAAGTAATCTAACCATGTTGGAGGATTCTTTGATTTTAGCAGCCAAGGATAAATGAGTAGAGTAAGGTAGCCAAAACCGCCGCCTAAAAGCTTAAAGGGAATTAGCTCAATTTCGTTTAAGTAGATATTTGTCGCTAAAAAGAGAAAGTGGATGAAGTGCAATAGGCTAAAAATAAGTATCAAGCCTACAAAGTTTTGTTTGAATTCTGTTCGTCGTTTTGACCAGTTTAAACTGGTTAAGAGAAAGGTGCCTAAGAAGAAAAACAAAGAAAGTCTGCCACTATATCGGGCAGACATTCTCATAGTTTCGCTAATAATATAATTTGCTTGGAAGAAAGAGAACAAGACTATCAGCACTTCGGCAATTAAGCCCAGTTTTAGAAGCCTTCTTAAGTTCACTTTTTCCATTTTATGCTTATTTTGAATAAGCCACGGCAGTTTGATTTTGAACGCCAAGGCCTTCAATGCCTAATTCTATTTTGTCTCCTGCTTTAAGATATTTGGCAGGTTTAAAGCCAAGTCCTACTCCAGCCGGTGTGCCAGTTGAGATAACATCACCAGGAAGTAAAGTCATATAATTGCTCAAATAGCTGATGATTTCATCAATGTAAAAAATCATATCGTCCGTATTAGAGTCTTGAATCTTCTCCCCATTTAGTTTTAACCAAAGGTTTAAATTTTGTGGGTCAGGGATTTCATCTGTTGTAGCCATAAAGGGCCCAAGAGGTGCGAAGGTGTCGTTTGATTTGCCTTTTACCCATTGTCCGCCGTGCTCTAGTTGAAAAGCTCTTTCGCTGTAATCATTATGGAGGCAGTAGCCCGCTACGTAATCCAGGGCGTCAGCCTTTTCTATATAGGAGGCTTTTTTACCAATAACCACTGCTAATTCTACCTCCCAGTCTGTTTTTTCAGAGTTTCTCGGAATGATGACATCATCATTTGGTCCACACAAGGCAGATGTTGCTTTGAAAAACACAACAGGTTGTTCTGGGTTTTCCATGCCTGACTCGGCTGCATGTTTTGCATAATTTAAACCAATACATACTATCTTGGAAGGTCTAGCTACGCAAGAGCCAAGTCTGGTGTTTGGATCTAAAACTGGACAAGAGTCCTGGTTGGAGTTTAACCAAGCTGCTAACCTGCTGATGCCGTCCGTTTCAAAGAATTTTTCATTGAAGTCTTCTCCAAAAGCAGAAACATCCAATAAAGTATTGTTGTCAGAAATGATACCTGGGTTTTCCTTACCTGGCTCTCCGTGTCTTATTAATTTCATTTGGTGTTTATTATGGTGTATTGAGTGTGATAAATCCTCCGTCAATTGGATAGTCTGTTCCTGTAGCAAAAGCGGCATCGTTTGATGCGAGGTAAACTGCAAGAGCAGCCACTTCCGATGTTTTACCCATACGGCCTATAGGTTGTGTTTTCGACAATTCATCAAAAACCTCCTCTTGTTTGTCTGGGTATTTGTTTTTGATGAAACCATCTACAAACGGCGTATGAATTCTTGCTGGCGAGATAGAATTACAACGAATATTGTTTGAAACATAGTCTTTTGCTACCTGAAGGGTCATGGTTTTGATGGCTCCCTTTGAAATAGAGTAGGCAAACCTATCTACTAGGCCAACGCTGGCAGCAACTGACGCCATATTAATAATTACACCTCCACCATTTTCCTTGAAGTGAGGAATAATGCAATGAATGCAGTTATAAACACCTTTGATGTTAATGGCATAAATTTTATCTAAATCTTCTTCTGTAGTTGTTTCTACAGTGCCAATGTGTGCTATGCCGGCGTTATTCACCAAAATGTCTATAGGAGATACAATTTTGATTTTATCGATGGTCTTCTGAACATCAGATTGCTTTGAAACGTCTACCTTATGACAATAGGCAGTTCCTCCTGAGGCTATTATAAGGTCCGCTTCTCTTTCAGCTAAATCCATATTAAGTTCGAAAATATGAACGGTAGCTCCTTGTTTTGCGAAGCTTCTAGAAATTTCGAGCCCAATTCCGCTGGCTCCTCCTGTTACTATCGCTACTTTTTTATCTAATCTAAACATCTTGAGTTGGTTTGATGCGGTCGCAATTTAGTTATCCTTTCTAAAAAATCGATGATTGCTTTTGCTAAGTTTAAATACTTTGAAATAAATGAAAATAGGTCTTGCAGAATTTGAGGATTCAATTTACCTTTGCACTCCGTTAAATATGGAGGTTGTAGCTCAGTTGGTTAGAGCATCGGCTTGTGGTGCCGAGGGTCGTGGGTTCGAGCCCCATCTACCTCCCTTTTTTAAGCAGGTCCTTTGGACCTGCTTTTTTTATGCCTTTTTAGTAAATTTCATTCATCTTACTTTCTTATAATCTGTGCTTTAACCTCAAAATAGGTTAGGTTTGAAGGATAGGCTCTGAAAGTTATATTGAGAAAGCCCTTTGCATTATTTGGTCTTTTTTAGCTGGTCTTGTTAGCTTGATTTAGGTCAAAACGTCTTTCATAGTGTACTGGAAATTATCAATTTTATCAGCGAGATTCTTTTTGGTTTTCTGATGTTAATGTTTTGTAAGTCGTCTTAGAACAAGAACAACGGAGCATTTTTCAATCAAATAGGTCAATGTGTTAATAATTGATATTTGATCGAATATGCTACTTTTGTGGCAAACAATTAATTCGAATATGTCTTACGGTTTACTAAAAGGTAAAAAAGGAATTATCTCTGGAGCATTGGATGAAAATTCAATTGCTTGGAAAACAGCGATTAAAGCTCATGAGGAAGGTGCTCAAATAGTTTTGACTAATGCTCCAATTGCCATGAGAATGGGTAAAATAAATGAATTAGCGGAGCAAATAGGTGCTGAAATAATACCTGCCGATGCTACTTCTGTAGAAGACCTTGAAAATCTTTATACTAAGTCTATGGAGCTTTTAGGCGGTAAAATGGACTTTGTACTTCACTCTATAGGGATGTCTCCTAATATCCGTAAAGGAAGAGCATATGGAGATTTGAATTATGATTGGTTCTTAAAAAGTATTGATATCTCGGCTCTGTCTTTTCATAAGTTTATGCAAGTTGGCGATAAATTAGATGCACTAAATGATTGGGGTTCTGTAGTTGGTCTTTCTTACATTGCTGCTCAGAAAACATTTCCGTTTTATACCGATATGGCAGATGCTAAAGCGGTATTGGAGTCTATTGCTAGAAGTTTTGGTTACAGACTAGGTAAATCAAAAAAGATAAGAGTAAATACTATTTCTCAGTCGCCTACTATGACTACGGCTGGTTCAGGGATCGGAGGCTTCGACTCTTTCTTTGATTTTGCGGAAAAGATGTCTCCTTTAGGAAACGCAACGGGCGAAAACTGTGCTGATTATATAGTGAGTTTGTTCTCGGATTTAACCAAAATGGTTACCATGCAGAATTTATACCATGATGGAGGATATTCTTCAACGGGTATATCAGAGGAAATAATTGAGATGATGCAGAAGTAATATTTTTGTGCTTATTATATATTAAAGCAGCGTTACCTATAAAGTAACGCTGCTTTCTTTTTATTGGGCAGCGGCATAATCTAATGCAGATTGCCAAACTCTGAAAAGGTTACCCGAGCATATTTTTTCAATATCGCTTTCTGAGTAGCCTCGCTCTAGTAGAAGTTTGATGATGTTTGGGTAGTCAGAAACATCTTTAAGGCCTGTTGGTAATGAATCTCCAACTCCATCAAAATCTGAACCTAGTCCTACATGGTCAATTCCTGCAAACTTTACGGCTCTGTCAATATGGTCTACTACTTTTTCAACATCTGAAAATACGGTAGGGTGTGATTTGATAAATTCCTGAATAATAGGTTTTGCGGCCTCATCTCTTCTTGTTAGTCCTTTTTCTTCTAGAATTTTCCCTAAAAGCTCACCGTTTTCATTCTTTATTTTTTGTATTTCTCCATCAATAAATGTAGAACCAAAGTTGATCATAACCACGCCACCATTTTCTTTAAGCTTCACTAGCATTTCGTCATTCATGTTTCTTTCGAAATCAGGCGTGAAGAATCTTAGAGAGGAATGCGAAGCAATGACTGGAACTGGGCTTATTTCAATGGTATCATAGAATGTACTGTCTGATACATGAGAAATGTCAATCATGATGCCTTGTTTTGCCATTTCTAGCACCACTTCTTCTCCGTAAGGGCTGAGTCCTTGCCACGGTCTTTCAGGATCGTAAGAAGAATCACAAATTTGGTTGGCTTTAGAGTGTGTTAATGTTACATAGCTAATTCCTCTTTTTTTGAAATAGGCCACATCGGAAAGTTCTTTAATAGGAGCACCGTTTTCCATACCCATAGGTAGGGCTACTTTTCCAGCTTTAAATATTCTTCGAACATCTTCTGGGCTTTTAGCAACTTCAAAATATTCCTTGTTTTCATCGCTTATGTAGTTGACCATGTCAATTAAGCTATCGGCTAATAATTTTCCCTCTTCAGAGCTGAATCTCGCGGGAATGTAGATAGACATAAACGGAGCGTCGAGTCCACCTTTCTTTGCTCTTTCAAAGTCAAAGTCACCATCTTTTGACGATACAGGGATTCCTACGAACTCCTTTGTAAGTTGAAAGTTTTTAACTTTTAACCTATATGGTAAATCTACGTGCCCATCAGTAATGATAAACTTATGGGCTAGTTCTGTAGCCTTGTCTTGTGCGAAGGTAAGGCTCGGAATTAGGATAATTAATACTAGTAATTTTTTCATGTCAAAATTTACTTCAAAAAATGATAATGGATAAACCCTTGATTAGAAAAGTTATAGACTAAGTTTAAAAAGTTATAGTTAAGCTGTCTCCGTTTTTTTAGAACGCCCTTATCAATGATTTCTCTGCAAATTCTTTAGCGTCGCTTTGATTGTTTGGAATGGGAGGAAATTTGGTTTTTTTAATAATAGAGTTTCCCTTTTTGGTACCTTGCGTAAAAAAAAACATTTGATGCAAAAAGTACTTTTAAGCCTCATCCTTTTATTTTCTCTTACAGTTCCGACTTTTTGTCAAGATGGTGCCATTTTTTTTAATAGTGATTTTGAGGAATGTGAACAAGCTGAGGCTAGTTATTTCAGAATAGTAATTACGCAATCTCAGGAAATGTTAAAAGTTAACGATTTCTATATGAGTGGTGAAAAATACGCTGTTGGATACAGCAGAGCATTCCCTTTAATCTGGAAATATAAAAATGAAGGCCGTTTCTTGAAGTATTTTGATGGTCAAGGCTTAAAGGAATCCAGTGTTTATTCCAATGGCTTGCCTATTGGGATAAAGCAAGTTTTTTTTCCAGGAGGTAAGCTATATATGAAGCTCAAATATCTTGGAGTTGAAAGTGAAGTGCCATTAGTATTGGAAGTTTATGCTGTAAACGGAGATAGCCTAGTGGTAGAGGGAAATGGTTTTGCAGTTGAAAGAGAAACTAGGGATACCCTTATAATTAGTAAAGGTTTATATAAGGATGGTATAAAAGAAGGGGAATGGATAGGCGAGTACCAATCTGGTAAAACTTATTTTAAGGACCTATATGAAAATGGACAGCTTATAGAAGGGAAGTCTTTTAATGATGAAGGTAAAGAGTTTAATTATACGCAAATATTTGTTGCACCAGAATTTAAAGGTGGGGAGAATAAAATGTACCGATTTCTTGCTGAGAAAGTTTATTATCCGAGAAAGGCCATAAAAGACAACATTCAAGGGAGCGTAGTTATAAAGTTTCAAATAGAAACAGATGGTTCAATTTCTAGAACTAAAGTTATGAAAGGGGCTCATGAAACCTTAGATACGGAAGCTATGAAAGTAGTCGAAAAGATGTCTGATAAATTTAATGTGGGCTATGTTCGGGGTCAACCAACTCGATGTTTGATGACTTTACCCGTATTGTTTGTTTTATGAAAGCCATCTCAGTAAAATAAAAATCGTTACAAATTACCTTAATATAATTATATTTACTATTTGTGAAATAGGAAATATCTATGAAAAAGGTTGCAAAATATGCTCAGACTGATTTATTTGCCGAACGATTTTAATAATTAGCGAATATTCGCAGCTAGCGAAACTTGAAATAATGTCTGAAAATCTTAACAAATACAGCAAAACGCTTACTCAGGAAGTAAGTAACCCAGCAGCACAAGCAATGCTTTATGCCATTGGCATGACAGAAGAGGATATGAAAAAACCTCAGATAGGAATTGCAAGTACAGGCTATGAGGGAAATCCATGTAATATTCATTTGAACGGTCTTTCTGTTCATGTGAAAAAAGGTATCCAAGCGAATGACATGGTTGGTCTTATTTTTCACACTATTGGTGTCTCTGACGGGATGACTAATGGAAACGACGGAATGAGTTATTCGCTCCCGAGTAGAGATATTATAGCGGACTCTATAGAGAATGTAGTAGCGGCTCAGTGGTATGACGGTGTAATAGCTGTAGTAGGTTGTGATAAAAATATGCCTGGTGCTATTATGGCCATGGCGAGACTAAACCGCCCAGCCATTATGATGTATGGTGGTACGGTAAGAACAGGAAACTGGAAAGGAAAGAAATTAGATATAGTTTCGGCTTTTGAGGCCTACGGTCAAAAAGTAGCTGGGACAATTTCTGAAGAAGATTATAAAGGAGTTATTCAAAACGCAATTCCTGGTCAAGGAGCGTGTGGAGGTATGTATACGGCTAACACGATGGCTTCATCTATTGAAGCTTTAGGTTTAAGTATGCCTGATAATGCATGTTACCCAGCAACACACCAAGGGAAAACACAAGAGTGTATTGACTTAGGTGCTGCTATGAAAAACCTTTTGGAGAAGCAGATTTTGCCAAAAGATATTTTGAGCAGAAAGTCATTAGAAAACGCTTTGACTATAGTAATGGCATTGGGTGGTTCTACTAATGCTGTATTGCATTATTTAGCCATTGCCCATTCTGCAGGAATTCCATTGACGTTGGATGATATTCAGGCTGTTTCAGACAGAACTCCTTTTATAGCTGACCTTAAACCTTCTGGGAAGTACTTCATGGAAGATATTTTAGAGTTAGGTGGAGTACCTGCAATCATGAAATACCTT
This sequence is a window from Arcticibacterium luteifluviistationis. Protein-coding genes within it:
- the ilvD gene encoding dihydroxy-acid dehydratase codes for the protein MSENLNKYSKTLTQEVSNPAAQAMLYAIGMTEEDMKKPQIGIASTGYEGNPCNIHLNGLSVHVKKGIQANDMVGLIFHTIGVSDGMTNGNDGMSYSLPSRDIIADSIENVVAAQWYDGVIAVVGCDKNMPGAIMAMARLNRPAIMMYGGTVRTGNWKGKKLDIVSAFEAYGQKVAGTISEEDYKGVIQNAIPGQGACGGMYTANTMASSIEALGLSMPDNACYPATHQGKTQECIDLGAAMKNLLEKQILPKDILSRKSLENALTIVMALGGSTNAVLHYLAIAHSAGIPLTLDDIQAVSDRTPFIADLKPSGKYFMEDILELGGVPAIMKYLHKKGLIHGECMTVTGKTVAENLEAAPDLDFDAQSIIRPLENPIKSSGHIQIMYGNLAENGGVAKITGKEGMKFEGPAKVCDKEEDMLEAFANGEIKEGQVVVIRYEGPRGGPGMPEMLKPTAAVMGAGLGDKVAMITDGRFSGGTHGFVVGHISPEAYEGGTLALVEDGDLITIDADSRELKLHVSEEILAERRKNWKPLTPPFIEQGVLRKYYKTVSAAHEGCVTDK